The Geobacter sp. AOG2 genome includes a window with the following:
- a CDS encoding NAD(P)-dependent oxidoreductase, translated as MLRKIGFIGLGTVGRHMATNLTKGSYELTVFDTNADVMSELVGLGALAAESAAEAARDRDLVIAIVPEGEELGQIFFGDNGILAGIGGGTILADMGSHSLETTLKMADECARKRVLYLDAPVWGSKEHAANGLLTIITGGDPSLVGRCREPFSCFGLNIIHVGQVGDATKMKFIVNMVQAELVQVLAEGLVFGDKMGFTADKILEVLDTRGVASPLFHLKGRAMARGDFTRSLALKYVHEQLHVVLNAARLLGLNLPGAESASKVYEKAVEGGWGEEDFSAVIKALR; from the coding sequence ATGTTGAGAAAAATCGGATTCATCGGACTTGGCACCGTTGGCCGGCACATGGCCACCAACCTGACCAAGGGAAGTTATGAGCTGACGGTTTTCGATACGAACGCCGACGTCATGAGTGAGTTGGTCGGGCTTGGCGCCCTTGCCGCGGAATCCGCCGCAGAAGCCGCCAGAGACCGCGATCTGGTTATCGCCATTGTCCCGGAAGGAGAAGAACTGGGACAGATTTTCTTTGGAGACAACGGCATCCTTGCCGGTATTGGCGGCGGCACGATTCTGGCGGATATGGGCTCCCACTCCCTGGAAACCACCTTGAAGATGGCCGACGAGTGCGCCAGGAAGCGGGTCCTATATCTGGATGCACCGGTATGGGGCAGCAAGGAGCATGCGGCCAACGGCCTCCTGACTATCATAACCGGCGGCGACCCGTCGCTGGTGGGGAGATGCCGCGAGCCCTTTTCCTGTTTCGGCCTCAACATCATCCACGTGGGACAGGTGGGCGATGCCACCAAGATGAAATTCATCGTCAACATGGTACAGGCCGAGCTGGTGCAGGTCCTGGCGGAAGGCCTGGTATTTGGCGACAAGATGGGCTTCACCGCCGACAAAATCCTGGAGGTGCTCGACACCCGCGGCGTGGCCTCCCCACTTTTCCACCTCAAGGGCCGCGCCATGGCCCGGGGAGATTTCACGCGCAGCCTGGCACTCAAATATGTCCACGAGCAACTCCACGTGGTCCTCAATGCGGCCCGCCTGTTGGGTCTCAACCTGCCGGGTGCCGAATCGGCCAGCAAGGTCTACGAAAAGGCAGTCGAGGGGGGTTGGGGCGAGGAAGACTTCTCGGCGGTCATCAAAGCGTTGCGTTAG
- the rpsO gene encoding 30S ribosomal protein S15, with translation MLATEKKQEIINSFKTHESDTGSPEVQIAILTERITYLTEHFKIHKKDHHSRRGLLKLVGQRRRLLDYLKGKELDRYKKVIERLGIRR, from the coding sequence GTGTTGGCAACCGAAAAGAAACAGGAAATCATCAACTCGTTCAAAACCCATGAAAGCGACACAGGTTCCCCGGAGGTGCAGATCGCCATTCTCACCGAGCGGATCACCTATCTGACCGAGCACTTCAAGATCCACAAAAAGGACCACCACAGCCGTCGCGGGCTTCTGAAGCTCGTCGGCCAGAGGAGGCGCCTTCTGGACTACCTCAAAGGCAAAGAGCTGGACAGGTACAAGAAGGTCATCGAACGTCTCGGCATACGCAGGTAA
- a CDS encoding bifunctional 2-polyprenyl-6-hydroxyphenol methylase/3-demethylubiquinol 3-O-methyltransferase UbiG produces the protein MEADRIKWNERFGAEGAFLGERPSPFLAREIERILRLAPGRRALDVACGEGRNSIFLARHGFRTSGLDISDVGIAKAERLAHAEALEIDFHQVDLENCRIAGQYDLIINFNFLLRSLIPEEVGALAPGGLLLFDTILESPQLLVTHNPDFFLRYGELERIFAVFNGEVLFSEEDREGEMPTARLLYRKAD, from the coding sequence GTGGAGGCTGATCGAATTAAGTGGAACGAACGCTTCGGGGCGGAGGGGGCTTTTTTGGGAGAACGCCCCTCCCCTTTTCTGGCTCGAGAGATTGAGCGCATCCTGCGCCTTGCGCCGGGCAGGCGGGCGCTGGATGTGGCCTGCGGCGAGGGCCGCAACAGCATCTTCCTGGCCCGCCACGGGTTCCGGACGTCCGGCCTGGACATCTCGGACGTGGGGATCGCCAAGGCCGAACGCTTGGCGCATGCGGAGGCATTGGAAATCGACTTCCACCAGGTTGACCTGGAAAACTGCCGGATCGCGGGACAGTACGACCTGATCATCAACTTCAACTTTCTGCTGCGCAGCCTCATCCCTGAGGAGGTCGGCGCCCTGGCACCGGGAGGACTCCTGCTGTTCGACACCATACTGGAGTCGCCCCAGCTTTTGGTCACCCACAACCCGGATTTTTTCCTGCGTTATGGCGAGTTGGAGAGAATATTTGCGGTCTTCAATGGTGAGGTGCTCTTTAGTGAGGAGGACAGGGAGGGAGAGATGCCCACGGCGCGATTGCTGTACAGGAAGGCGGACTAA
- the nth gene encoding endonuclease III — translation MKPADIHRAMTILREEARAWRTPSVTVVAEASRSPFKVLVSCIISLRTKDEVTTQASGRLFDRAPTPEAMEKLSAEEIAGLIYPAGFYRNKAEQILEISCRLVTEYGGRVPDSLDELLAFRGVGRKTANLVLTLGFGKPGICVDTHVHRICNRWGYVTTRTPDATEMALRIQLPTEYWIEINDLLVAFGQNLCLPVSPRCSICRLSELCSRVGVTKSR, via the coding sequence ATGAAACCCGCCGACATACACCGCGCCATGACCATCCTGCGCGAGGAGGCCCGCGCTTGGCGCACGCCCTCGGTCACCGTGGTTGCCGAAGCCAGCCGCAGTCCCTTCAAGGTACTGGTTTCCTGCATCATCTCCCTGCGCACCAAGGACGAGGTGACTACCCAGGCCTCCGGCCGACTCTTCGACCGTGCCCCTACCCCCGAGGCCATGGAAAAGCTGTCAGCCGAAGAAATCGCCGGACTCATCTACCCGGCCGGTTTCTACCGTAACAAAGCCGAGCAGATTCTTGAAATCTCCTGCCGTTTGGTGACGGAATATGGTGGCAGAGTGCCGGACAGCCTGGACGAACTGCTCGCCTTTCGGGGCGTGGGGCGCAAGACTGCCAATCTGGTGCTCACCTTGGGGTTCGGCAAGCCGGGCATTTGTGTCGACACCCATGTGCACCGCATTTGCAATCGATGGGGATATGTGACGACCCGGACCCCTGACGCCACCGAGATGGCGCTGCGAATCCAATTACCAACCGAATATTGGATAGAAATCAATGACTTGCTTGTGGCCTTCGGACAGAACCTGTGTCTGCCCGTATCACCGCGCTGTTCCATCTGCCGCCTGTCGGAACTCTGTTCGCGCGTCGGTGTTACCAAGTCGCGTTGA
- the truB gene encoding tRNA pseudouridine(55) synthase TruB — protein MNGFVVIDKPVGLTSHDVVSRVRRILGTRRVGHTGTLDPFATGVLPVAVNEGTKAIPFLDEGRKAYDALLRLGVKTDTLDMTGQILHEADGTQVSRDRLEAVVSDFTGEIRQIPPMFSAIKQDGQPLYKLARKGEEVERKARLVRIYSLEIVSIDLPLVAIRVVCSRGTYVRSLADDMGAVLGCGAALQELRRTASGPFDLASSVTLEVLEDAVREGRADTFCRTPCVALGHLDAISLNDAGVAKVRHGRAPDLEDTLDGAWLGCDSPRLVRLCFGEELVAVAELLPLDADRFRVAPKRVFR, from the coding sequence ATGAACGGTTTCGTAGTCATCGACAAACCGGTCGGCCTCACCTCGCATGATGTGGTTAGCCGTGTACGCAGGATTCTCGGCACCAGGCGTGTTGGGCATACCGGCACCCTCGACCCCTTTGCCACCGGTGTCCTGCCGGTTGCGGTCAACGAAGGGACCAAGGCCATACCGTTCCTGGACGAAGGACGGAAGGCCTATGACGCGCTCCTGCGTCTTGGCGTAAAGACCGATACCCTTGACATGACCGGCCAAATTCTGCACGAGGCCGACGGAACGCAGGTGAGCCGCGATCGCCTGGAAGCCGTGGTAAGCGACTTCACCGGCGAGATCCGTCAAATTCCTCCCATGTTTTCGGCCATAAAGCAGGATGGGCAACCGTTGTACAAGCTGGCGCGCAAGGGGGAAGAAGTGGAGCGCAAGGCGCGCTTGGTGCGGATATACTCCTTAGAGATAGTCTCCATTGACCTGCCGCTGGTCGCCATTCGGGTGGTCTGCTCCCGCGGTACTTACGTGCGCTCGCTGGCGGACGATATGGGAGCTGTCCTTGGATGCGGCGCTGCGCTCCAGGAATTGCGCAGGACGGCCAGCGGACCGTTCGACTTAGCTTCGAGCGTCACGCTTGAAGTGTTGGAGGATGCCGTGCGGGAGGGGCGGGCCGATACGTTTTGCCGGACCCCCTGCGTCGCGCTCGGCCATTTGGATGCCATCTCCCTGAACGATGCCGGTGTGGCCAAGGTCAGGCATGGCAGGGCCCCCGACTTGGAGGATACCTTGGATGGTGCCTGGCTTGGATGCGACTCCCCCCGACTGGTGCGTCTTTGTTTTGGAGAAGAACTTGTCGCGGTGGCCGAACTTTTGCCCCTTGACGCCGACAGGTTTCGCGTTGCGCCGAAACGTGTCTTCCGCTGA
- the pnp gene encoding polyribonucleotide nucleotidyltransferase — MEQKVQVEFGGRTVTITTGKMAKQASGAVVVSCGDTMVLVTAVATKEAKEGQDFFPLTVNYTEKAYAGGKIPGGFFKREARPSDAETLTCRLIDRPIRPLFPENFLNDTQIMATVVSADKDNDPGILSMLGASAALMVSDVPFQGPIAGAKVGRVDGKLIVNPTSEELEQSDLEIVVAASRDAVIMVEGEAKFVSEADMLEAIFFAKEAMLPLIEAQEELQKKVGVAKRVIAPPVVDEALLARVRELAYDRIAEAVKIKTKQERHNQISLVTAETIEALKEEFEGKTKQIKAFLGDFEYERVRADILDTGIRIDGRDTATIRPITTEAGLLPRAHGSALFTRGETQALVAATLGTSIDEQRIDSLYGESRKRFLLHYNFPPFSVGETSFRLAPGRREIGHGMLAERALSAVIPKHEDFPYTIRIVSEILESNGSSSMASVCGGSMSLMDAGVPVTAPVAGIAMGLIKEGDKVAILSDILGDEDHLGDMDFKVAGTTEGVTALQMDIKIGGVTKEIMQQALKQAREGRLHILGKMAETLSAARGEMSPFAPRITTIWIKTDRIRDVIGTGGKNIRNITETTGVTVDIEDTGRINIASTNKEACDLAIQMIRGLTDEAEEGKLYMGTVRKIMDFGAFVEIMPGTDGLVHISELDTKRVKTVTEVLNEGDKVLVKCIGIDKNGKIKLSRKEALGLNLDGTPNGSAAPAEETPAE, encoded by the coding sequence ATGGAACAAAAAGTACAGGTTGAGTTCGGCGGCAGGACCGTAACCATCACCACCGGCAAAATGGCTAAACAGGCTAGCGGTGCTGTGGTGGTCAGTTGTGGCGACACCATGGTGCTGGTGACCGCGGTGGCGACAAAAGAAGCCAAGGAGGGGCAAGATTTCTTCCCCCTTACCGTCAACTATACCGAAAAAGCCTACGCCGGCGGTAAGATACCGGGCGGTTTTTTCAAACGTGAAGCGCGTCCGTCAGACGCCGAAACCCTAACTTGCCGGTTGATCGACCGTCCGATCCGCCCGCTCTTTCCCGAGAACTTTCTGAACGACACCCAGATCATGGCCACCGTTGTGTCTGCCGACAAGGATAATGATCCCGGTATCCTGTCCATGCTGGGCGCCTCTGCAGCCCTCATGGTGTCGGACGTCCCGTTCCAGGGCCCCATCGCCGGCGCCAAGGTCGGTCGGGTGGACGGCAAACTGATCGTGAACCCCACCTCCGAAGAGCTGGAGCAGAGCGACCTGGAGATCGTGGTTGCCGCCAGTCGCGATGCGGTCATCATGGTGGAAGGGGAAGCCAAGTTCGTCTCCGAAGCCGACATGCTGGAGGCCATCTTCTTCGCCAAAGAAGCAATGCTCCCTTTGATCGAAGCTCAGGAGGAACTGCAGAAGAAGGTCGGCGTAGCCAAACGCGTGATCGCTCCGCCCGTGGTTGACGAAGCCCTGCTGGCCCGCGTTCGCGAACTGGCCTACGACCGCATCGCCGAGGCGGTGAAGATCAAGACCAAGCAGGAGCGCCACAACCAGATCAGCCTGGTCACCGCTGAAACTATCGAGGCCCTCAAGGAGGAATTCGAAGGCAAGACCAAGCAGATCAAGGCGTTTCTGGGTGATTTCGAGTACGAGCGTGTCCGCGCCGACATCCTGGACACCGGCATCCGCATCGACGGTCGCGACACGGCCACCATCCGTCCCATCACCACCGAGGCTGGCCTGCTGCCCCGCGCCCACGGCTCCGCCCTGTTCACTCGCGGCGAGACTCAGGCCTTGGTCGCCGCAACCCTGGGTACCTCCATCGACGAACAACGCATCGATTCTCTTTATGGCGAATCCCGCAAGCGCTTTCTTCTTCATTACAACTTCCCGCCGTTCTCCGTGGGCGAGACCAGCTTCCGCTTGGCTCCCGGCCGTCGCGAGATCGGTCACGGCATGCTGGCTGAGCGGGCTCTGTCTGCCGTTATTCCTAAGCATGAAGACTTCCCCTACACCATCCGTATCGTCTCCGAGATCCTGGAGAGCAACGGTTCCTCCTCCATGGCTTCGGTCTGCGGCGGCAGCATGTCGCTGATGGATGCCGGCGTGCCGGTCACGGCCCCGGTAGCAGGCATCGCCATGGGTCTGATCAAGGAAGGTGACAAGGTCGCTATTTTGTCCGATATCCTGGGTGATGAAGACCACTTGGGCGATATGGACTTCAAGGTGGCCGGTACGACCGAGGGTGTCACCGCCCTGCAGATGGACATCAAGATCGGCGGCGTAACCAAGGAGATCATGCAGCAGGCGCTGAAACAGGCCCGTGAGGGCAGGCTGCACATCTTGGGCAAAATGGCCGAAACCCTGTCGGCAGCACGCGGCGAAATGTCGCCATTTGCTCCTCGCATCACCACCATCTGGATCAAGACCGACCGTATCCGCGACGTCATCGGCACCGGCGGCAAGAACATCCGCAACATCACCGAGACTACCGGCGTTACCGTGGATATCGAGGATACCGGTCGCATCAACATCGCAAGCACCAACAAGGAAGCCTGCGACCTGGCCATCCAGATGATCCGCGGCCTGACCGATGAGGCCGAAGAGGGCAAACTCTACATGGGCACCGTCAGGAAGATCATGGACTTCGGTGCCTTTGTGGAGATCATGCCGGGCACCGATGGCTTGGTGCATATCTCCGAGCTGGACACCAAACGGGTCAAGACGGTTACCGAAGTGCTGAACGAGGGCGACAAGGTTCTGGTCAAATGCATCGGTATCGACAAGAACGGCAAAATCAAGCTCTCCCGCAAGGAAGCGCTTGGTCTCAACCTTGACGGAACGCCGAATGGTTCGGCTGCTCCGGCAGAGGAAACGCCGGCTGAATAA
- a CDS encoding thiolase family protein, with amino-acid sequence MSTQFRPRPVYVAASWMAPVGRYNGKDKENLSFLEMAERCEAVFGGSPVRRRDIEAVVVGSQNPSAFSGVDNTAAKIAGILGISGARSVLVDTASSSGASAFESAYLEVASGRFDHVLAIGIQKMSDASTTESTRIIAGVIDREESEFGLTMPACGALVARALKERLGLSDEEWTAYSALLTQRSQRFAAQNPDAHLRVTIEVEDYYRQITSNKNYLYWYPLRYHDYCPMSDGMAAVILSAKPQEVQVSGVGSATDIPTIADRNYFHSFPATVIAAGYAYGMAGIKDIRALEGKLHVNMHDPFNGFGPINLVDLGIVSRNRLMDALLDDNLTGPAGAFPTNLTGGLKGRGHPLGATGMIQIVENHRLIQEQGFSAGLSHSIGGPINNNVVTLLERSDQYHARRHEPYKPWGLPSLGKLKPKNVTLDTLLTATPLVEGSFVTSTARFDYKTGKPEVVILIVACRFEGSKYRFLFGIDGEHYDQVASIEHGAPVSVERQDDRVLVNRMPVRKFYTRTINGLVELAGSGWKKLTGRG; translated from the coding sequence ATGAGCACCCAATTCCGTCCCCGCCCGGTTTATGTCGCCGCTTCCTGGATGGCCCCGGTGGGGCGCTACAACGGCAAGGACAAAGAGAATCTCTCCTTTTTGGAAATGGCCGAACGCTGCGAGGCGGTGTTCGGCGGCAGCCCGGTGCGGCGTCGCGACATCGAGGCGGTGGTGGTCGGGAGCCAGAACCCCTCAGCTTTTTCCGGGGTGGACAACACTGCGGCAAAAATCGCCGGGATACTCGGCATCTCCGGTGCCAGGTCCGTGCTGGTCGACACGGCCTCGTCCTCCGGCGCCTCTGCCTTTGAGAGCGCCTACCTGGAAGTAGCGTCGGGACGCTTCGACCATGTACTGGCCATCGGTATCCAGAAGATGAGCGACGCCTCCACCACAGAGTCGACCCGGATCATCGCCGGAGTAATCGACCGTGAAGAATCGGAATTTGGCCTGACCATGCCCGCCTGCGGAGCCTTGGTGGCCCGGGCGCTCAAGGAACGGCTCGGGCTGTCCGACGAGGAGTGGACCGCCTACTCGGCCCTCTTGACCCAGCGGAGCCAGCGCTTTGCCGCTCAAAACCCGGATGCCCATCTGAGGGTCACCATTGAGGTGGAGGACTACTACCGCCAGATCACCAGCAACAAAAATTACCTCTACTGGTATCCTCTGCGTTACCATGACTACTGTCCCATGTCCGATGGCATGGCGGCGGTCATCCTCTCCGCCAAACCCCAGGAGGTGCAGGTAAGCGGCGTGGGGAGCGCCACCGACATCCCGACCATCGCCGACCGCAACTACTTCCACTCCTTCCCGGCCACAGTCATTGCCGCCGGGTACGCCTACGGCATGGCCGGGATCAAGGACATCCGCGCTCTTGAGGGAAAGCTGCATGTAAACATGCACGACCCCTTCAACGGCTTTGGCCCCATCAACCTGGTGGACCTGGGTATCGTCAGCCGCAATCGTCTCATGGACGCCCTGCTGGACGACAACCTGACCGGTCCGGCCGGGGCCTTCCCCACCAACCTGACCGGAGGCCTGAAGGGACGCGGCCACCCCCTAGGGGCCACCGGCATGATCCAGATCGTTGAGAATCACCGCCTGATCCAAGAGCAGGGGTTCAGCGCCGGGTTGTCACATTCCATCGGCGGTCCTATCAACAATAACGTGGTGACCCTGCTGGAGCGGAGCGACCAGTACCATGCCCGCCGCCATGAGCCGTACAAACCGTGGGGTCTTCCCTCCTTGGGGAAATTGAAGCCCAAGAATGTGACCCTGGATACCCTTCTGACGGCAACGCCGCTGGTGGAAGGATCTTTCGTCACCTCCACCGCCCGTTTTGACTACAAGACCGGCAAGCCGGAGGTGGTCATCCTGATCGTTGCTTGCCGTTTCGAGGGGTCAAAGTACCGCTTCCTGTTCGGCATCGATGGGGAGCATTACGACCAGGTGGCGAGCATCGAGCATGGCGCCCCTGTTTCCGTTGAACGGCAGGACGACAGAGTCCTGGTGAACCGCATGCCGGTGCGCAAATTCTATACCCGTACCATCAACGGGCTGGTGGAGTTGGCCGGGAGTGGATGGAAAAAGCTGACCGGGCGGGGGTGA
- a CDS encoding ribosome-binding factor A has product MQHKRSDKVAETIHELISSILSRGLNDPRIGFVTITAVEVTDDLHLARVFFTVIGDDQAKKDSEAGLNSAKGFLRRELGKSLTMRYTPDLLFKYDHSGEYGNRIDSLLKEIETEHE; this is encoded by the coding sequence ATGCAACACAAACGTTCCGACAAGGTCGCCGAGACCATTCATGAACTGATTTCCTCGATCCTCTCCCGAGGGCTCAACGACCCTCGCATCGGGTTTGTCACCATCACCGCCGTGGAGGTTACCGACGATCTCCATCTGGCGCGAGTGTTTTTCACGGTTATCGGCGACGATCAAGCCAAGAAGGACAGCGAGGCCGGCCTGAACAGCGCCAAGGGTTTCCTGCGCCGTGAGTTGGGCAAAAGCCTGACCATGCGCTACACCCCCGACCTGCTGTTCAAGTACGATCATTCCGGGGAATATGGCAACCGGATAGACTCACTCCTCAAGGAGATTGAAACAGAGCATGAATGA
- a CDS encoding bifunctional oligoribonuclease/PAP phosphatase NrnA, giving the protein MNETIQDIVSVIRANTSFLLTSHESPDGDAVGSSLALASFLRKIGKEVCVHLRDQVPDLYAFLPGVDTVSPHVPDRDFDVAFVQDIGEFRRAGDEFCAFKRIGTLVNLDHHLGCDNFGAHNLIDPQAAATGVLVYRIINAFGYAMDRETALCLYVSIITDTGSFRYSNANPEAFAIAGEMIGCDINAWDVAEQLYENQPRKRLELLAKCLPTLEVISDGRAASVSITLDMYAVTATDAELTDGFINYPRSIRGVEVAIFFRQLAEQRYKVGFRSKGKVNVAGFAARMGGGGHHNAAGCTVDGTLDEVKAQVYAIVESALC; this is encoded by the coding sequence ATGAATGAGACCATTCAGGATATTGTTTCGGTAATCCGCGCCAATACGTCTTTTCTGCTCACCAGCCACGAAAGTCCGGATGGCGATGCGGTAGGCTCTTCCCTGGCCCTGGCCTCGTTTCTCCGGAAGATCGGCAAAGAAGTCTGCGTTCATCTGCGCGACCAAGTGCCGGATCTGTACGCCTTTCTACCGGGCGTGGATACGGTTTCCCCCCACGTCCCCGACCGCGATTTCGATGTGGCTTTTGTACAGGATATCGGCGAGTTCCGCAGGGCGGGCGACGAATTCTGCGCCTTCAAGCGCATCGGTACGCTGGTCAATCTGGATCACCACCTGGGGTGCGATAATTTCGGCGCCCACAACCTCATCGATCCCCAGGCCGCGGCGACGGGCGTGCTGGTATACCGCATCATCAACGCTTTCGGCTATGCCATGGACCGTGAGACGGCGCTCTGCCTGTATGTCTCCATCATCACCGATACCGGTTCCTTTCGTTATTCCAATGCCAATCCCGAGGCCTTCGCCATTGCCGGCGAGATGATCGGTTGCGACATCAACGCCTGGGACGTGGCTGAGCAACTCTATGAGAACCAGCCCCGCAAGCGTCTGGAACTCCTGGCCAAATGCCTGCCCACGCTGGAAGTGATCAGCGACGGCCGGGCGGCCTCCGTCTCCATTACCCTGGACATGTATGCCGTAACCGCCACCGACGCCGAGTTGACGGATGGCTTTATCAATTATCCCCGTTCCATACGCGGCGTCGAGGTAGCGATTTTTTTCCGCCAACTGGCCGAGCAGCGGTATAAGGTCGGTTTTCGTTCCAAGGGCAAGGTCAATGTGGCCGGCTTTGCCGCCCGGATGGGCGGAGGCGGCCATCACAACGCGGCCGGCTGCACCGTGGACGGGACGCTGGACGAGGTGAAAGCGCAGGTCTACGCCATCGTGGAATCCGCCCTTTGCTGA